The genomic segment CCGTCCCCGGCACATTCCTCCACGATGTCACGGACGACCAGCGCTCCGGTGTGGAGCGCAGACTGCGTCCGCGGGACCCGCACAACACCGAGCTGGGCGAGGCCGAAGAGCTGGACCTGCTGACGGTCCAGGAAGGCAACACCTTCTCGATCCGGCTGAAGATCGAGGCGCACGACCGTGCGGAGGCCGAAGCCCAGGCCGTACGCCTCGCCGAGGCCGCGTTGCGCGAAAACGGCCTCACCCCCGGGGACGCCCCGCTGGGACCGGCCGTCGTCACCGGGATCGACAGCGAGTACTGAGCCGCACGACACCGGACCCGGCCGGCCCTCTCGCACGACGCCTGGGCTACCTTCGCCGGGCATGCGGCGGCCTACGAGGTCTGATGAGGCCGTCCCCGAAATACGTATATCTGGCTGAATCCAAAAACCGGGACTGTGCTGCGGTGCGCGAATGTATGACGTGACCTACTCCACCGAGGGCATGACCGCGAGGGACGGAGCGCCACCACCCGGTTTCCGCGTTCTGCGGGTGCGCACTTCGTTGGGAGTCGGCACGTACGATCGTGCGGCCGAGGCCCTCTTCGGATGGCAGATGCACCGCGCCACACCGCTGCTGAGCGTTTCCGGAAACGTCGAAGAGGCTTCGCCCGGGATACGGGTGCTGCTGCGGATGGGGCCTTTCCGCGCACCATGTCAGGTCGTGTGGACCGTCAATGAGAGAAATCGGACCGGGTTCGCCTATGGAACGCTTCCAGGACACCCGGAATGTGGTGAAGAGGCGTTCATCCTGCAACGCAGTCCGGATGACTCGGTCGATTTCACGGTCTACGCCGTCAGTCGGCCCTCGGCCTGGTATCTGCGAGCGGCCGGACCCTGCGGGCATTGGGCACAGAGAGCCGTCGCCCGGCGATATGGCAGAGCATTGCGGCGCCTGTCTCGACCCTCCCCGGGTCGTCGTGATTGAGGGGTGGTCACCGCGAGAGCTGTCCCGGCTGTTCTCCGGCGCCCATGTCACGGGCCGTTGAGGCGATGTTCTGGAGTGCCGCGATGTGCCGGACGAGCGCCCGCAGCCCGACAGGGGTGAGGGAGAGCCAGGTCCGGGGCCGCTTGCCGACGTAGCCCTTGCGTA from the Streptomyces sp. AM 4-1-1 genome contains:
- a CDS encoding DUF1990 domain-containing protein → MYDVTYSTEGMTARDGAPPPGFRVLRVRTSLGVGTYDRAAEALFGWQMHRATPLLSVSGNVEEASPGIRVLLRMGPFRAPCQVVWTVNERNRTGFAYGTLPGHPECGEEAFILQRSPDDSVDFTVYAVSRPSAWYLRAAGPCGHWAQRAVARRYGRALRRLSRPSPGRRD